The genomic segment GATCCCAGTGCCATCCATTCTCCCAGCTGTTCAGTTAAAATTAGTAATTTATTGACTAAAATGGTAGATTGTCATGTTTGTCAATAGCTTCTAAAGTGATTTGCTGGAAAAGGATATTACTTCAGGAGTTTAGACATCTCATTCTTGCTTATCTTCCTGAACACACTTGAGAAACCCAGAATACTGGTGCATGGggctgttttcttgttttctgagGACATTTTATTAAATGGATGGGTAAAACATCAGTACTTACAATGTAGCTAAAAAAAGGAATAGTAGGCAAAAAAATCTGATCCAACATCAGTAACTGTGGAACAATTAAACTGGAACATCTCCAAATAAATTATATTGCAAAATGGGATATTGCAATTAATAGGCCTATACATTTCCTTAATACTATTAGCAACCTATATGCCATCTCCAAGCAAATTTAAGGGACTGCTTGAAGCAAGAGCATCTGTTAGCTGGAAGATCAGGCAGGCTTCAGTGAAGGTTTGGCCTTTGCCTGATTCTCCAGAACCATGTTAAGAAGTACTGTTCTAAAGCTATAATCTCCTTATATGCAGTCTTCATTGACCAGCATTTCATTCTATTTTCCATGGTCTACTCTGGAGAGAATTGAAGGCTACCTTGATTGATTCCCCACTTACTGTTTCTAATagcaaaattaatttaataattgaaAATAATAGAGTTTCATCCCATACAGGAGGAGAGGATTGATTGTTGGCTGACTTCCATGCGGAAGGGCTGCCATGAGTGGGGTCACGGCAGAAAAACAGCCTGCCGTGAGTTGTTGATGCTCCACAGGAGTCCAAAGGTTATCTATTGGTGCCTCGAGGATACAAGAGTTTGTCACAATTaactttgttcttattttttatatatctatCTGAAGCACACACTTCTGTAACATTCTCACAACCGGGAAAAATCCTACCTGAATGATTTATCTGTGGGTAAACCCAGTTTTATTATCTGGCTGATGTGAGATGATACACAGGTTATTGTGAAGCAGTAATATAGCCTACGTCCTAACAGTTCTCCTCTCACCTCCAGGAATACAAAAGCTGGTTTTGGCAGGAAGAGTAGGAGAAGCCATTGAAGCAACACAGCAGCTATATCCAGGGCTTCTAGAGCATAACCCTAACCTCCTATTCATGTTAAAGTGAGTACGGTAAATGCCTTTGTGCAAAGAACTGTGGTGTTTGGAAAGCCAGGAAGCAGAAATAGTGGCAGAGCGGCCTGGCCTATAATCTCTTTTTAGCAACTCAGTGCCAAAACATGTGAATCCTCTATAAACAACGAGTTGAGGGGCAGAATGGAACCTTCTTCAAATGAAGGGCTGCCTGTCAGAGAAAAACCGGAGGTGAAATATGATTTGACCTGTCCCAAATAATTGcagcccccccccttcttttttgcaGGGTGGGGGATGCTGCTATAAGTAGCAACCCTTGATATTTTTTCAAATGGAAGGCAGCTTAGGAGGAACCTCCTTTTGGAGAAAGTGAATTGGGATGCTTTCTCAAACAGCTCAGaataacttctttttcttctcacttTTAAAATCAGGCGAGCAAGGACTGTAGGCCAGGATCAGTGATTTTACTTACAGAATGCTTCTTCCTAAATGCTGCAGAAAATTTAAAAGGCAGGCCCTCAGATTCACAATTTAATAACCTAGGTTGGTAGATCTCGCAGGGATCTGATCCTGCACCACTTTGGTGGGAGGATTGTGCATTTTTGTTCCGATTCTTTGGGAGCCGTGAGCCATTTGCAGTAGGAAGGTCAAACCAAGAATGCTATTTTCTCTGTGTGCTTCGAGAGAACTTTGCCAGTTGTAGATGTAGTTAATGCAGAATGTTAGTGTGCTACTGTATTTTGCACAAACCATTGCCCTGCCTATTCTTCTTTCTGTGTAATTTCTCACTCACCTGCCCTCCCGCCCCCACTCCCTGTGCATTTCCAGGTGCCGGCAGTTTGTGGAGATGGTGAACGGAACAGACAGCGAAGTGCGATTTTTCAGTGCCCGCAGCCCTAAATCACAAGACAGCTACCCTGATTCTCCTAATCTGAGTCCCAGACATGGCTCCAATAATTTGCACATTCACAGCACGGGTAGGCATTTGCTCCTCTACTAGATAAGCATCTCCTGGGCTTTGTGCTAACGTTGCACGCTTTCATTCTCTGTCTGGAAGCCAGTATTAGAACTTCTTCCCTAAATTCCATGCAGTTCTGTCGTGGAGAATCCACTGGTACCCATTCCATAACTTGGTATATGTTTCTGGCATAAGCTCTTTAGACAAGAGTTTATGCCAAGTAAGATTTTGGCGGTGACTTTATCAAGTTTGGTCCTCTCTCTCCCGACTTCAGGGTCTTTCGGTGAAGTAGGTTTGTTAAGCTGCGCCTAGTGGGGCTTAAACTTCCAAACCTTAAAAGAGAGGTGGGCTTCCCAACTTGacttctctttctgtcttcaggAGCAGACAGCCCAAGCTGTAGCAATGGGGTGACCTCCGTAAAAAGCAAACAGAGCCACAGTAAATATCCTGCCCTGAGTTCGTCGTCGTCATCCTCTTCCTCATCGTCCCCTTCATCCGTGAACTACTCAGAATCCAACTCCACAGATTCTACCAAATCCCAGCAGCACAGCAGCACTAGCAACCAAGAAACCAGGTGGGGCAGAAGCTTTCTGGGAAGGGTCGGGTAATAGCCAACCATAAACACACTGACTCCTTTTTCCACAGTCCAGTTGAATTCATTTTCTGTATAAAAAATACTACTGTACGTTGTAACTGCCTCAGCATATGCTGGCAGCACCaagctgaccttggttgatctctGAAGCTAAGTAGGCCAGGTCTAATTAGTGTTTGGACAGGATCATCCCAagactgtaggctagattggaaagcCAAAACAACACCAAAGAAGACAGtgtcaaaccacttccatgctgCAGTCAAGAAAACTCTATGGATGTGTCCAggaagtccccaggagtcaaagtCAACTTGAAGATGTAATTTTTCTGCTCCTATATTGGGAATTGGTAAATTTTCAACCAGTTAGTCAATTTCATAATGTACAACAACATGGGCACCAAAAAAAGTTTGTGGCCGATTTTAGCCTTGAGATTGTGAGAATGCCAGAATCTTGCAGGATTAACTTGCTTAATTTGGGGGATCATGTAGATGCGATTTGAGGCTGTTGTCAGTTGCTTTGGTATATATTCTAAATCAAATCCACCTGTACCTCCATTGATCTGTCTGCTTTTATCAAGGATATGTCTTTTCCTCTTTTGGCATTTCTTTCTCTCCTAccccctccctctcctttttaacgtCCTCCATCCTCTTCTTTCAGTGACAGTGAAATGGAGATGGAGGCCGAGCACTACCCCAATGGAGTCCTGGAGAATTCAGCCACGCGAATAATGAATGGCACTTACAAGCACGAAGAGATTCTACAGACTGATGATTCCAGCATGGGTAggtcggggtgggggtgggagaagaaGTGCTCTAATTGCTTTCTGAGAAAACAGTCCATTTAGCAAGAGTAGGATATATTTCTTACAGAAAATTATTCTACGTCAGAAGCTTTTTCCAGCCCGGTCCAGTATATTTAGCTTGTGCTGCAAAATATTGAGACGTGTCTAGGTGTAGGCAATCATTGGTCAAGTTCACCCATTACCCAAAGCCATAATGTGATctgcttggcttggctttgtgCAAGCTCTCTTGGGCCATGGACCTGACTTGATTTGGACTGACTTGGAGCCACCCTTAAAAAAAGGTGGGGCAAGGGCGAACAAGTTGATGGTAAATTTGATTCAGTTTTCCTTATTTTAATTACAGTGAAATGAATTTATAGAAGTACTTTGAATATGCTAGCTCCcgtatattaaaaattcaaaattgGAAGTAAGTTTGGGAAAGAGTCTATGTCTTGTTTTGTCCAGTGAGCTCAAATGCTAGGGgtagtttgtttttttccttctgtgcttCTCAGCCATCTGACTGTCCACCTGCTGCTGTTCCTACAGATGTGGAAGGTGCTTGGGGGAATCCTGGTCTGCACATATCCTGGTGGCAGTAGCCAGTTCTTTCCCACTTGCCCTTCTGAGCCCTGGCTCCAAAGTCTCCCTGGTTCTCCCTAATACCTATGGATCAGTCCTCTGTGGGGACCATAATTCTCTGAGAGCCCCCTAAAGACTTTGGGGGATACAGTTTGGCTTACTGGATGTGTACTTTCAGCTTTGGGTGATTTGTAAACAGTGTTTATGGTTTAGGGTTATAAACCCATCTattctggtttattcaacaaataatGGATAAAATCCATCCTGGTTTAGCACGATGGGCTGACCCAGCTGTTGTTTCCAAAGGGCTGTATTTCAGATATGATCTGGCATAGAATTGAACTTCTGAAGCTTTAAGCACTCAGATATTCATGTCGGTGGATTTGCAGTCAGTACTGGAACACCAAAAAAAAGGTTCAAAGGTTCAAATGTGCTTCCAGTGAGGGGCTCTTGGGAGACTTCTGTATCCAGTGGGCTATATGGCTAATAATTTTGGGGGTAAATGGAGGTAAAAAAGGCAGATGCTTTGGTGCTGCACATTTGCCAATTCATcacattttccccttctctccagAAGATGGCTGTCCCCAGAGGCAACTCTGCGGAGGGAACCACGCTGCCACCGAGCGGATGATCCAGTTTGGGCGGGAGCTCCAGATCCTCAGCGAGCAGCTATGCAGAGACTACGGGAAGAACACAACCCACAAAAAAATGTTACAGGTAGATGGCTTGACTGAATTTTTCACTAGAACTGCTACTATGCAAAATACATCATCTCTTATTTCtgtataaaaaaaatataaagggtTCGGCATTATCTGTTTAAAAGATGAAACCAAGAAGACGGTAACAGATGGTAAAGAGTTCAAGAATTTCAAAAGGGAACAAAATTGTCCCAAGCCGTTCTGAGCTTAGGAAACCATCACTGTCCTTGGTAACAGGAAGGAGAGTCACTGATGAGATGCTGTCTCTGATAGCATCCCCTTGGCATATCACGACACAAGGGTGCCATGAAGAAAGGGCTGCACAAAAAGAAATCCGGTGCCCACCCTCCTTGCCTTCAAGTAAACATCTCAGAGATAATTCCCCATAATGACAGGCAAGCTTGCTCTGCTTACTCACCCTGTTAGGTGATGGAAGCCCGTCCTGGCTACTCTGTCTAGAGGTGGAGGAGGACAACAGTGGGTCACCATTCTATTAACCAGCAAGCTGAGCCGCAAACTACTCACTCTTTCCAATTcctgttccctttcccacaataATTTCTGTCTGTGTTAGACTGCAAGGTTCCAGTGGGCAACTCCATGTGCCCTCACCTTGTTTGTGTCTCCCCTGGCTTTGTGCTCCAGCAGTTTGCATTTTTTGCCTCTGCCAAGCATTTTTAGAAAGGGGCCAAAACTTTTACCCCTTTCCATCATGATGTCACCGGACATACTCCCTGTAGTAGTTGGAGTTCCTTCCTCCCAAATGGCTAAAGATGTTGCTGACAGACTGTTCTATGACTGATACAGAAAGACCCCACTGTAGACATGGATTCCTTCACAGAGATCTTCCAGGTGCCTGATGTATTCTTCTTGATCATGGTTTGTAGTTAACCCAAACCACAGTATGAATCTCTAAAGGGACAGTGGACAAGCTGTAGTGTTGCATCACTTGCCATTGCCACACCTGGCTCTTCAGCATAGCAGACTAATGGTTATTGGTTtagtccaatgtttctcaatgttggcaactttaagatgtgtggacttccaactcccagaattcccctgccagcatggctggctggggatttctgggagttgaagtccacacatcttaaagttgccaacattgagaaacactggtttagtcagTGGGTCAAATCATAGTCTTTTACAAGCTTCTCTGAACTGAACTATGATGGGATCAAAAATCAGTCTGCACCAACACCTTTTGCAGCCCTTCAGAACAGGTGGGTGTGACTTTCTTGCATCCTTTTGAGACAGTCGGGAAACACAATTGATTCTTGAACTCTTGTAGAGGCTTAAGGCATCAGTGCATTTCTGATCAAAATGATTTTTtctgtccccaccccacccccagggagGACTGTTTTAAAGCGAAAAATGGATACCCTAAAGCTCTGCAAGGCCTAGGGTTCCCATTTAATCATTTAAACCACTCCTCAAGACCCTCcccactaataaaataaaattggcattTGACCCCCACCTACTCTGATGATCTCTttcccatatctatctatctatctatctatctatctatctatctatctatctatctatctatctatctatctatctaatctatctaatctatctaatctatctatctaatctatctatcgtTTGCCACAgcacatctccccccccccccaaagagggactctgggtggttttttttCCATCTGTTAAAGAGAAAATACTTTCCACTGGTCAGTAGAGGGAGCTATAGCATTAGTATTGTTTCCTActattaaagggaaaaaattgcAACTTATTTAGCTGAGAGATTTACTGTGATCAGAAATACCCCCCCCCAtttaaaaatccccccccccaagaatgtacagatagtccttgcttaacaaccatttgtttagtgatggacttacaatggtgctggaaaagctGACTTgaggctggtcctcacacttacagccattgcagcgtccccatggtcacgtgatcacaatttgggcacttggcaaccagttcacatttatgaccgttgcagagttctatggtcacgtgattgccatttttgatcttcccagccagcttctggcaagcaaaatcaatgtggaactgcatgattcgcttaacgaacacatggttcacttaatgccctgcggtaattcacttaatgaccacctcaaaaaaggtcgtaaaattgggttggattcgcttaatgaccactttgcttagcaaccgaaattccagtccccgttgcggttgttaagcaaggactacctgtattaatatttaaaacaataaggaaaaaataaacactGGCTCTGCCTAGTTTAGGAATGTGGCCCTTGGCATGCCGCACTAGCCTGTTGTGGCTCTCTGCTTAACAGTAGTCTAAGACAACCTTGCGTCTTCACGATAGGGTGGGCTGCTATGTCCAAGTGGTCTTGAAaccatgggagttgtagtcttgaGGGCACCTGCAGAGCAGTAAGTGCCATTGGGACCGAGTAGTTTTTGCTGCTCTGCTGAGACCTCTTATTGCTCTTTCAGGATGCATTCAGCTTGCTAGCCTACTCTGATCCTTGGAACTGTCCAGTTGGTCAGCAGCTGGATCCCATCCAGAGGGAGCCTGTGTGTGCTGCACTCAATAGCGCTATTTTGGGTAAGGAGATGCCGGGGAGCCAGCTGTAACTTCTCTTTGTGCAGCTCTTGCTGCACTGAGATAGCTAATGTGGCAGGGATTTTGGCAGCATTTTTGCAAGTTTTGGCAAATTACCTGTGCTGGAGAGAGAGTGTATGTGAgtgtggaaaaggaaaagaaaagaaagaaatgcatctAAATGTTAAATGGTGCTGTTGtgagaatgaacaaaagagaTAGGACATGAAGATGAAAAGCAAATGTGGTTAGATTTCTGCTGCTTCATGTCACTGAGACAGGTGCCAGTCAAGGCAAATGTCATGGTACGTGACTGTGTGGGTGGCTGTTTAAAAAGGGTTTTTCTCATAGGGTGTTCTGTGAGATAGTTATAATGTGAAGGTTTTTTCCCCTGGTGTTTTCTTTCCATCCTGGGCTTCCTTCAGGAAGGTCTCACGAGCATTTGCCCTGAATCACTGCCATATTTTTAACAACTATGGGCTAAGACACCGAATGTACCATGCATTTTGTAGCAATGACTGGGAAGCTGGTAGAAGTCGTAACCCTTCAACATCCCATTTATTGAGAAAAATGGCTCTGGGTGTCCATTAGGGTCAAATTTCTTAGAAAATGGAAGTAGCTGTAGCCccatgctttgtttggaagtgtatCACCTCCCCTGTCcctgaaaatacaaaaataagcCAGGGTGCTAGAGAGCACCCTTGCAGGCTAAAAAAGATGACGTACTGCGGTGTCACAAATTTGCTGGTTAGGAAGTGGCTATTCTGTTCAGCACCATTTTGGAAATGTCCCCGCCCCTCCTGCCAGCCATTTTGCGAGAATGGCCACAACAGGCTTTCAACATGTCCCCTGTGCCCACCAGCCCAAAACCTTGTCTGGACCACTAGGTGGGTAggtggaggaagggaggggggacgAGACTGAAGTGGCCTCTCTGGATGACCTCTTCCTTGTGCGTCTGTGCGCTGTTTCTCTCCCCAGAGTCTCAGAACCTGCCGAAGCAGCCCCCGCTGCTGCTCGCCCTGGGCCAGGCCTCGGAGTGCTTGCGACTCATGGCTCGCGTGGGCTTGGGCTCCTGCTCCTTCGCCAGAGTGGACGACTATTTGCACTAGCCACTGAGTGAGGCAGAGTGACCCCTCCTGTGCTGCCCTTTCACCTCTTCCTGCCTTGCGGTCTCTCGCCTGCACCTGCCCTCCACCCGCTGCCCAGCAGAAGGACACAGTGCTGACTGAGGCGGGGAGGCGGAGGAGGACCCTCGAGGCGCCTTTACTGCTCACCCTGGAAACTGCTCGCAGGGCCCCTGCCCCGCCCTGCCCTCCCATCACGGCCGCATCCTGCTCTGCCCCACAGCACTTGGCATCTTCACCGGTCCTTCTGATGTAGCGCCTTCTGACTTTAggattttacctttattttattatgttattttatttctctgaCTGAGCCACCAGTATTTATACCTGGAGAGTTTGTGCTGAGCTGGTTTCTAATTCATTTAGAGATAAAAGTGTATCTGAGTTGGTGAtggcctgttttttgttttgattttatttttgtgttcaGAGAAACGTATTGGCCTGTGTGCTACTTGGACAGTATTGTTCACTGTTGCTGGTCCTCGTAAAAAGCAAGAGGCTGAATGTGCTTATTGGAATATTAGCCATGATTTCCAAACAAAATAGCTGaacttcttttttctgtgcctATGACAGACAGGCCTGAGAAACCCTATGGATGCACTCCAGAAACTCTGGAGAAAGGCTGAGATTGGGAGTAAAAAAGTGCTCAGCTCCAGCCTTTCCCTGTAATAGAACATCCTGTGATGCTTGGAAAGAGAACTGCTGTTAGCTGAGTGTGTCCCCAAACTCCGTGGAGAATCAGGAAGATCTCTTGTGACAGTCAGACATTAGGGTGTCGCTGTGGGAATTTGTGGCTGAGCTACAACTTCCCAAGTTGCTGATCATTGGCCATATTCACTGGGGTTGCTGAGAGCTTGACAACctctggaggaccacaggttcTCCTCTCCTTCATCAGAGCAAGGAATCCTGGGCCTGCTACCAGGGGACCAGCACCTCCACTGTGACATGGTCATCTGGGAGGCAACTCACATCTAACTCTAAGACTTGTtacaaagaggaaggggaagaaggcttgcctgcttcctagtcCTGGTACCCAAACACTGCCTGGAATCGAGGGGGAGTGGAAAATGGGAGCTATGTAttagtccagcattttctttccttttctatctGGCGAttccttttccttctattttcctaGGATCTCTCCCTATAAAGTGGATAGATACCTCCATGCCAGTTGCTAACCATGAAAAGCTGTCATCAAAATGACAAGAATCCCCCCACAGCCATTCAGTTTATGAAGTCAGTTTTTATCTCACTGTTTCATTGCCTGCATATCTTTGATGTTACACCAATATGAGAATAGTACAAAAGCCTTGTTTTTATCTCGCTAGCCACTGACTGAAAAGGGGGTGCAAGCCAAAattacccttttttaaaaagaaaaaggcagtttTAATCCGGGgaataaccttttttaaaaaaataggtaatCTATTTCCAAACTAATATATTGTAAGAATCCTTACAAAATACTGCTGGAATAATAGGTTGGAAGCTCCAGTCAAGTTTGATTTACATGAGGGATTTATAACTGTATGTCTTGTAGTACATCAGAGGAGTCCTGCTGTACTCATAGCTGTTAACATTTGAAACATCATAATCGTTGGCTTGCCAATATATTTCAACATTTTGCCTAGCTTTTAAAATACACTTTCTGATGGGAAAATTTTACAAAAATCCATAAATTCAACAGGCAAGACAGTTAAAACTAAGCACTTGCAGAAGCTAACGTGAAAGAGGCGGGTCGTTGATGTgataaaatgcttccattgatgGCAGAGAATTATATTAGCATAGAAATGGCATTTTTGGTTGAGGGCTTGTAGCTGTAATGACAAGAATATGCATCCTTGCACAAATGCAGTGCATTTGGAATGTTATGCAAGCATCACCAGGGTGGTGGAACCTGGGCAGCTAATAAGAATGTGCTTGAACAATTTCCATTAATTTCTGTGAGGGTACTGTCCATCCTCAGAAGAGACTAACTTCCACTTTCAGGTTTGTATATAAGACATCCAGAGTTGAGGGGATAATTAGAAGACCATGCATTACTGCTTCCTTGGCGGATCAGGACTGAACGTTAGTGCAAGACAGTGAAAAGAGAATGGGTCGACTAGGGAAAATACAGTTCCAGACTCTGGTTACATGCATAATTGGGCCATCATGGCTCTGCTGTGCTAGCTAGATCAAAATAAAATGTTCTCTTGTTTGCATTTTTGAGAAGGGCAAACATCTATTCATTATTCCTTTTGCCTGGATGGTCATGAAGTTGTATATTACTGTCATTTGGCTTTACTTTGCCTTAAACTTCTTAACGATTTGCAAGGCTAGTTTAGAAATTATAATACCAAGCCATATAATTACAGGACCACCAAATAACTAGTGGTGGCAGCTTAAAAACAGAATGATTTCTCCACCATCCATCCTTGATAAGTTCTGGAATGGCAAATGTCTGTATCAGACCACCACCAGCTCTCTTTATCTGGCTTGCTGTGTGGCAGCTTGCTTTTAGGCTTCGTGGTGGTTTCCAGTGTTGGATTGCACTTTTAGATGTTCACTGTCTTAAAATGGCTTCAACAAACCAATCTCCTGGTTATCTTGGGCAGATTTCTTTCCTGCTTGGTTTGTTTTCTCCTGTTTCCATTTCATCATCCCTTTTTCAAAGTTGCTTCAAGAGGTTTTTTTGGTCTTTGCTATCTGCTGCTTTTtccaagctgtcatttttttgcCTTCCTTTGCTTAAAGTCGAATGTTTTCATGGCAGTTTTTGCACTCTCAAATATTTTCTCAGGCAAGAAGCAAGTTGCCATCTCtaactggtggtggtggtgccaaTTTTTGTAAAAGAACAAGGTTAAGTTTTCTTGATCAAAGACAATCTGCGTTTGATGACTCAATATTTTGATGCCATAGTCCTATAGGTACGGCAGATAAAATTTAATTTAGGAAACATTATAGTCAGCACTATGCTTGATTCAGAGATTCCTGAGTCTTGGAATGTGCATCCAAGACAATCAGATGTTTTAATACTAGTTATAATTGCTCTTAAGAGACCACAGTACATACATTGTGGAAAAGGATTGTATGAAATCCTATAGCATCTTTGAAGGGAAAAACTTTTAATTTGTGTTTGTGGTTAGCAACTTTTACCACATTCAAGGTCACAAAATAGTGCAGAAGCCTTTGAGTTCTCCATACTTACATCAGCAAAAGGGGCAAAGGAGTGGCTAGCATTAAAGCTACAGTTTAAATTTAGTCTGAATTTTAAGATGAAATCTGAAGGAGATTATGGATGAATTAGACTCTTAATTTACATGTGGAGTCTGGTTGTATCTAGCACATTTCTTGGGGATATATGTTCTTTTTGACACTGTCTGACTGGTTCTGTCATCCTGCCAGAAATCTTTTGCAAGCAATCCATCTAATCCCAGGTTTTAATCTACTTAATAAGCATTAAACAGAACAATGGTAACTAAGACTTGGCAACTGTTTCCTGATCATTTGCCATGTAGATCGTACATCAGATTGCAAGTCCCTGGCCTTGGTGTCTGTAAAATGGACATTGGAAAATCCAAAATGCAAGAATGTCACTTCTTTGATTACTCTCTGCCAGAGCAGTGGAATTATCTGCAATAATCCTTTCACAACTATGAAGACCACGGCTAATAGGAATTATAGTCCAACACCTCTGGAGAACACTAGAATGGGAAGGATGTTCTCTGTATTGTAGATGCTTATGTGGATTGTGAGGAGTTCCAGACCCCCAGGTAGCTGTCCTTGTGCAAAGAACAATCTCATCTTTCTTCCATGTATTTTTTGCAACCGGCGCCAGGGGTTGGCTGTAAATTAGTTCTAGCACTGGAATGTCACCTCCTGATGATCCAAAGTGGCCATCTTGATCTAGCTGCCAATCATAACTTTAAACAAAGGGAGCAACAGTCATGTCAGCAGGAGTTGGTGCTTTGTCTACCCCCATATGGTCCTCAGCATTCTGTAACCAAATAAAACTGCCCAGTCCTCTTACTCAACTGATTTCATTTACCATTGTTGGACTGGTGCTTGGTTTGGAAGTATTTGAAATGTATAATAGGTGCAGAAAAAGGTTAAGGATCACTACCAACAAGTAGGTTTTGGactgagggttttttctttttggctggaGTTTTAAGTATTGGGTGTCAGCTGCTCCTCTTGAACTAGCTGAGATTGAACTAGCAAGGGAGATTGCTGGCAGGCGTAATTAGATTACATTTTAGATCTGatgctgaaagaaagaaatgaaatgtaaaGAGTTCTCCTTTAACAATCTCCTTTCCAGTTCCTCCCACTTGTTGCAAACTCAGGTACCAGCTCTAGCATGGAATCTCAGACCTTTTTGTTTCAGTGATTTTATTATGATACCAACTgtacaaattttttttaaagtatcctaTCAAATAAATGGGCTGAGCAGAATGTGGGCTCCGAAAGGCTTCCATAATCTCACTTCTCATTTTCACTTTATTGAGGACTTGATG from the Candoia aspera isolate rCanAsp1 chromosome 11, rCanAsp1.hap2, whole genome shotgun sequence genome contains:
- the RANBP10 gene encoding ran-binding protein 10 isoform X1, whose translation is MADAGAASLPGGDSALSPPPPPPPPPPPPEEQELSQRLRRLYPAVNPAETPLPRAWSPKDKYNYIGLSQGNLRVHYKGHGKNHKDAASVRATHPIPAACGIYYFEVKIVSKGRDGYMGIGLSAQGVNMNRLPGWDKHSYGYHGDDGHSFCSSGTGQPYGPTFTTGDVIGCCVNLINNTCFYTKNGHSLGIAFTDLPANLYPTVGLQTPGEIVDANFGQQPFVFDIEDYMREWRAKIQGTIKRFPIGDRLGEWQAMLQNMVSSYLVHHGYCATATAFARVTESTVQEEQISIKNRQRIQKLVLAGRVGEAIEATQQLYPGLLEHNPNLLFMLKCRQFVEMVNGTDSEVRFFSARSPKSQDSYPDSPNLSPRHGSNNLHIHSTGADSPSCSNGVTSVKSKQSHSKYPALSSSSSSSSSSSPSSVNYSESNSTDSTKSQQHSSTSNQETSDSEMEMEAEHYPNGVLENSATRIMNGTYKHEEILQTDDSSMEDGCPQRQLCGGNHAATERMIQFGRELQILSEQLCRDYGKNTTHKKMLQDAFSLLAYSDPWNCPVGQQLDPIQREPVCAALNSAILESQNLPKQPPLLLALGQASECLRLMARVGLGSCSFARVDDYLH